The following proteins come from a genomic window of Halomarina ordinaria:
- a CDS encoding Gfo/Idh/MocA family protein, producing the protein MGYRVAIIGTGANPEKKGRTGYAMAYRHAPGYQRLDDCEVVACADIVRENAEAFAERFDIDAGNVFEDYEEMLRVADPDIVSVCVPPAIHADIVVGCAESGVPQAIHCEKPMATTWGDCKRMVDACDANDVQLTIDNQRRFGEPFRKAKELLDDGTVGDLERIEWAEDNLFDAGVHEFDLCRYYTDDAEAEWLLAGIDFREENVWFGAHNENHGFAQWRYENGVYGLAATGDGMGFVGCYLRLVGTDGVIELGVEDGPALRYRVDGKNWKTVSTADDIHSPNYGTVRAGVMMVSERLPGFSSRRFAKPSFYERAIEEVVEALREGREPEISGANALAGTELAFAAWESSRRRGRVDLPLDIEDNPLADLIEGNEDEGEAQSADQ; encoded by the coding sequence ATGGGATATCGTGTTGCGATAATCGGAACCGGGGCGAACCCGGAGAAGAAGGGGCGAACCGGCTACGCGATGGCCTACCGCCACGCGCCGGGCTACCAGCGACTCGACGACTGCGAGGTCGTCGCCTGTGCCGACATCGTCCGCGAGAACGCGGAGGCCTTCGCCGAACGCTTCGACATCGACGCCGGCAACGTCTTCGAGGACTACGAGGAGATGCTCCGCGTCGCCGACCCCGACATCGTGAGCGTCTGCGTCCCGCCCGCCATCCACGCCGACATCGTCGTCGGCTGCGCCGAGAGCGGCGTCCCACAGGCCATCCACTGCGAGAAGCCCATGGCGACGACCTGGGGCGACTGCAAGCGCATGGTCGACGCCTGCGACGCCAACGACGTCCAGCTCACTATCGACAACCAGCGGCGCTTCGGCGAGCCGTTCCGCAAGGCGAAAGAACTCCTCGACGACGGCACCGTCGGCGACCTGGAGCGCATCGAGTGGGCCGAGGACAACCTCTTCGACGCCGGCGTCCACGAGTTCGACCTCTGTCGGTACTACACCGACGACGCCGAGGCCGAGTGGCTGCTCGCGGGCATCGACTTCCGCGAGGAGAACGTCTGGTTCGGCGCGCACAACGAGAACCACGGCTTCGCCCAGTGGCGCTACGAGAACGGCGTCTACGGCCTCGCCGCCACCGGTGACGGCATGGGCTTCGTCGGCTGCTACCTCCGACTGGTCGGGACGGACGGCGTCATCGAACTCGGCGTCGAGGACGGTCCCGCCCTGCGCTACCGCGTCGACGGGAAGAACTGGAAGACCGTCTCGACGGCCGACGACATCCACTCGCCGAACTACGGCACGGTCCGCGCCGGCGTGATGATGGTCTCCGAGCGGCTGCCCGGGTTCTCCTCGCGTCGCTTCGCCAAGCCCAGTTTCTACGAGCGCGCCATCGAGGAGGTCGTCGAGGCGCTGCGCGAGGGTCGCGAACCGGAGATATCGGGCGCCAACGCCCTCGCCGGGACGGAACTCGCCTTCGCCGCCTGGGAGTCCTCGCGCCGCCGGGGGCGTGTCGACCTCCCGCTGGACATCGAGGACAACCCGCTGGCCGACCTCATCGAGGGGAACGAGGACGAGGGGGAAGCGCAGTCGGCCGACCAGTAG
- the pdxS gene encoding pyridoxal 5'-phosphate synthase lyase subunit PdxS: protein MSDATNLEELKRGTDLVKRGFAKMQKGGVIMDVVTREQARIAEDAGAVAVMSLEAVPADIRKRGGVARMADPGALRQIIDEVSIPVMGKCRIGHTTEAQILEATGADMLDESEVLTTADDEYHIDKREFTAPFVCGARNLPEALRRIDEGAAMIRTKGEAGTGDVNQAVKHQRAIQRAIRTLSGMNYEERQEWARTHEAPADLVHETSEMGRLPVVNFAAGGIATPADAALMMRLGCDGIFVGSGIFGAEDPASMGEAIVEAVNNWDDPETLADIATGIGRGMKGQPNETMPEEEKLQGRGV, encoded by the coding sequence ATGAGCGACGCGACGAACCTTGAGGAACTGAAGCGCGGCACGGACCTCGTAAAGCGCGGGTTCGCGAAGATGCAGAAGGGGGGTGTCATCATGGACGTGGTGACGCGCGAGCAGGCGCGCATCGCCGAGGACGCGGGGGCGGTGGCCGTCATGTCTCTCGAAGCCGTGCCCGCCGACATCCGCAAGCGCGGCGGCGTCGCGCGCATGGCCGACCCCGGCGCCCTCCGCCAGATAATCGACGAGGTGTCCATCCCCGTCATGGGCAAGTGCCGCATCGGCCACACCACCGAGGCGCAGATACTCGAAGCGACGGGCGCCGACATGCTCGACGAGTCGGAGGTGCTCACGACCGCCGACGACGAGTACCACATCGACAAGCGCGAGTTCACCGCCCCGTTCGTCTGCGGCGCGCGCAACCTCCCCGAGGCGCTCCGGCGTATCGACGAGGGCGCGGCCATGATCCGCACGAAGGGCGAGGCCGGCACGGGCGACGTCAACCAGGCCGTCAAGCACCAGCGCGCCATCCAGCGCGCCATCCGCACGCTCTCGGGCATGAACTACGAGGAGCGCCAGGAGTGGGCCCGGACCCACGAGGCGCCCGCCGACCTCGTCCACGAGACGAGCGAGATGGGCCGCCTGCCCGTCGTCAACTTCGCCGCCGGCGGCATCGCCACGCCCGCCGACGCCGCCCTCATGATGCGGCTGGGCTGTGACGGCATCTTCGTCGGGTCCGGCATCTTCGGCGCCGAGGACCCCGCCTCGATGGGCGAGGCCATCGTCGAGGCCGTCAACAACTGGGACGACCCCGAGACGCTCGCGGACATCGCCACCGGCATCGGCCGGGGGATGAAGGGTCAGCCCAACGAGACGATGCCCGAGGAGGAGAAACTCCAGGGCCGCGGCGTCTGA
- a CDS encoding helix-turn-helix transcriptional regulator, with protein sequence MSSADSPPRGTSRESFSSLSAETDRRRAQLEAAMEERRFRLLEAIVGHPRGAPSKAELRWTSELNPATLYRQLSRLEEVGLVERGELAPGERHEGLPYVFYRPTEDGRRLVESTPVFAAVETLEERYTALEKPADVREAERAPRPFDA encoded by the coding sequence ATGTCTTCCGCCGACTCCCCCCCGAGAGGGACCTCTCGCGAGTCGTTCTCCTCGTTGAGCGCCGAGACCGACCGACGCCGTGCCCAGCTCGAAGCCGCGATGGAGGAGCGACGTTTCCGTCTGCTCGAAGCCATCGTCGGCCACCCGCGGGGCGCCCCCTCGAAGGCCGAACTGCGCTGGACCTCCGAGCTGAACCCCGCGACGCTCTACCGGCAGCTCTCGCGACTGGAGGAGGTCGGTCTCGTCGAGCGCGGCGAACTCGCCCCCGGCGAGCGCCACGAGGGCCTGCCCTACGTCTTCTACCGCCCGACCGAGGACGGCCGACGACTGGTCGAGTCGACGCCCGTGTTCGCCGCCGTCGAGACGCTGGAGGAGCGCTACACCGCGCTAGAGAAACCCGCCGACGTCAGAGAGGCCGAGCGCGCGCCCCGGCCGTTCGACGCGTAG
- a CDS encoding universal stress protein, whose product MYERVLVATDGSESARRAVAHAVSLAAQVGADLHAVAVVETRTAYDNAIVDPEVVRENLRSEAEDALAEVRAAAEERGVPVTVQVTEGVPHERILAAIDDRGADLVVLGATGRSAFKTALLGSATTAVLREASVPVVVVDGETEAD is encoded by the coding sequence ATGTACGAGCGAGTCCTCGTCGCCACGGACGGCAGCGAGAGCGCCCGGCGAGCCGTCGCGCACGCCGTGTCGCTCGCCGCCCAGGTCGGCGCCGACCTCCACGCCGTCGCCGTCGTCGAGACGCGCACCGCCTACGACAACGCCATCGTCGACCCCGAGGTCGTCCGCGAGAACCTCCGGTCGGAAGCGGAGGACGCCCTCGCCGAGGTACGCGCGGCCGCCGAGGAGCGCGGCGTCCCCGTCACGGTGCAGGTGACGGAGGGCGTCCCCCACGAGCGCATCCTCGCCGCCATCGACGACCGGGGCGCGGACCTCGTCGTGCTGGGCGCGACGGGCCGCTCCGCGTTCAAGACGGCCCTGCTCGGGAGCGCGACGACGGCGGTCCTCCGGGAGGCGTCGGTCCCGGTCGTCGTCGTCGATGGGGAGACGGAAGCGGACTGA